TCACCGGCAGTGGCAGGTCGCGCAACTGGCGGATCAGCGGGTTGTAGAAGCGTTCGATCGATTCGCCCAGGTCCGGCACCTGCGCGCCAGGGGCCACGTTGCGGTCGCTCAAGTCCTGGCCGGCGCAGAAGCCACGGCCTTCGCCGGTCAACAGCAGTACCCGGGCCCCGGGATTGGCGCGTACGTGCTTGAGGGCCTCGCGTACCTCGTCGTGCATCCGCGCATTGAAGCTGTTGAGTTGCTCGGGGCGGTTCAGGCTGAGGAGGGCGACGCCCGCCTCGACGGAAAACAGGATGTGTTCGAAGTTCATGGTCTTGGCGTTCTCTGGCGGTCGTATGGGGCGGTAGCCGGCGGCCTACTGGCCGGTGAAACTCGGCCGGCGTTTTTCCTGGAAGGCGCGGATGCCTTCTTCGCGGTCGCGGGTGCCGGCCAATACCGTGAAGGCATGGCGCTCGAAGCGCAGGCCGCTGGCGAGGTCGGTGTCGAGCGCCCTGAGCAGCGCCTCCTTGGCCAGGCGCAAGGCCAGCGGGGCCTTGCCGGCGATCAGTCGCGCCAGTTGCAAGGCCCGCTCGACCGTAAGTTCCGGCTGGGTGACTTCGCTGACCAAGCCGGCGCGCAAGGCATGCCGGGCATCGATCGGCTCGCCGCCAAGGACCATCTGCATGGCCAGGGATTTGCCGACGGCCCGCAGCAGGCGCTGGGTGCCGCCGGCGCCGGGCATGATTCCGAGGTTGATTTCCGGCTGGCCGAAGCGTGCGTCCTCGCCGGCGATCAGGATGTCGGCGTGCATGGCCAGCTCGCAGCCACCGCCGAGGGCGAAGCCGTTGACCGCGGCGATCAGTGGCTTGCTGAAGCGGGTGATCTGCTGCCAGGAAGCCTGGCGCGGATCGTTGAGCATGCCGGTCAGATCGCGCTCGGCCATCTCATGGATGTCGGCACCCGCGGCGAACGCCTTGCGGCTGCCGGTCAGCACCACTACCTGGATGGCACTGTCGGCCTCGGCGGCATCCAGCGCCGCGGCCAGTTCGGCGAGCAGCTCGGTGTTCAGGGCATTCAGCGCGGCGGGGCGTTGCAGGGTAATCAGTCGAACGCCGCCATCGAGGCTTTCGATGGCAAGGGTCTGAGGCATGGCGGATATCCTCGTGGTGCACGCCCGGCACGGGGCTGGGCCATTGTTGGAGCGGCGGGGGAGCCGGTTTTCGCCGAGTATATCGCCAATGCGATACATAAAATCAACGTAAAAATATAATTAGTGTGTCTTTATGTTGGGGCTTGAATCCTTTCGATTAATGGGGAAGGGAGGCTGTAAGGCAGAGGTTTCGCTGATTTTATTGGGATTTTCCATAATAAATGCGGGGTATCTATACGTCGGGCGTGATACTGCATTTATGCTTTTTTGCTCGAGATTGATGTGATACAAAATAAATGTAATTTGGTATCGCATTGTGCGTAATGCCGTCAAGCCGCCTTGACCAAGGAGTAGCCCCATGACCTGTTACAGCCTCGACGGCCTGATCCCAGTGGTCCATCCCAGTGCCTATGTGCATCCGTCCGCCGTGTTGATCGGCGATGTGATCATCGGCGCCCATTGCTATGTCGGCCCGCTGGCCAGCCTGCGTGGCGATTTCGGGCGGATCGTGCTGGAGGAGGGGGCCAACCTGCAGGACACCTGCGTGATGCATGGTTTTCCCGATAGCGACACGGTGGTCGAGCGCAACGGCCATATCGGCCACGGCGCGGTGTTGCACGGTTGCCGGATCGGCGCCGACGCGCTGGTGGGCATGAATGCGGTGGTGATGGACAACGCCCATATCGCAGCGCGTTCCTTCGTGTCCGCGGCGGCGTTCGTCAAGGCGGGTTTCCAGTGCGCGGAGCAGTCGCTGGTCATGGGAGCCCCCGCCAGGGTCAAGCGCCGCCTCAGCGACGAAGAGTTGCACTGGAAACAGGCCGGTACCCGTGAATACCAGCAGTTGGCCAGGCGCTGCCTGGAGCGGATGCAGGCCTGCACGCCGCTCGCGGAGCCCGAAGCCCATCGCCCGCGGATCAGCGACAGCGGCCTGCGCCCGAAAAACAGCCCTCGTTGAGCGCCCGCGTCATCCTGGAGAGAGCGGTCCCCTCCAAGTCGATGAAACCCGGTATATTTCTTCCTTTTTGTCCGGTACGCCCATGTCGTCCCTAGCCCCTTTGAATCACCTCGTGACCCGTTTCCAGGAGCAGACGCCGATTCGCGCCAGTTCCCTGATCATTACGCTCTATGGCGATGCCATCGAACCCCATGGGGGCACGGTATGGCTGGGCAGCCTGATCCAGTTGCTCGAGCCCATCGGCATCAACGAGCGGCTGATCCGCACGTCGATCTTTCGCCTGACCAAGGAAGGCTGGTTGAGCGCCGAGAAAGTCGGGCGCCGCAGCTACTACAGCCTGACCGGCAGCGGTCGGCGGCGCTTCGACAAGGCTTTCAAGCGGGTCTATAACGCCAGCGTGCCGGCCTGGGACGGTTCCTGGTGCCTGGTCATGCTGTCGCAGCTTGCCCAGGACAAGCGCAAGCAGGTTCGCGAAGAGCTGGAATGGCAAGGTTTCGGGGCGATTTCGCCGGTGCTGCTGGCGTGTCCGCGCAGCGACCGGGCGGATGTCAACGCCACCCTGGTGGACCTCGGCGCCCAGGAAGACACCATCCTGTTCGAGACCACCGCCCAGGATGTGCTGGCTTCCAAGGCGCTGCGCCTGCAGGTGCGGGAAAGCTGGAACATCGACGAATTGGCCGCTCACTACAGCGAGTTCATCCAGCTGTTCCGGCCGCTCTGGCAAGCACTGCGCGAGCAGGAGCAATTGCAGCCGGCCGATTGCTTCCTGGCGCGCCTGCTGCTGATTCACGAATACCGCAAGCTGCTGCTGCGCGACCCGCAATTGCCGGATGAGCTGCTTCCCGGCGATTGGGAAGGCCGGGCGGCGCGCCAGCTGTGTCGCAATATCTATCGGCTGATTTACGCCAAGGCCGAGGAGTGGCTCAACGCTGTGCTGGAAAACGCCGACGGTCCGCTGCCCGATGTGGGCGAGAGTTTCTACCGGCGTTTCGGTGGCTTGAAGTAAGCGTCTAGTCGCAGGCCCTTGGCGGGATCGAAGGGCCTTTCGGGAAATACCGCGCGCACTAAGGCGCACCGCCAAGCGTGGACTAAGGCAGCAATAAAAAGGCTCTAGGAAGTATTCGAGGAATCGCCTTCAACAGTCGGCGAGAAGAACGTCAGCGCCGCGAAAGTTTAACTTTCCGTCAGCGGGACGAAGTGCGGATATAACCACTGCGACAAAATAACGCAGATCACCCGAAGGTGATCTGCGTCGGCATGTTTATTCCGGCATGGCCCAGGACTGAAGTTTGTAACCTTCTTCGCTGAGTTCGGCGCGGGCCTGTTTCAGCAGGTCTTCCAGCTGGGCCGGGTCGGAGTAGGCGCTGCTTGGAATCTGCTTGCGGCCAATGCGGGTATTGGTGCGGTCGATGACGGTCAGGCTCAGTTCGCCGTTACCGTCTTGTGGGGCCCAGGCGACGCATTGGAACGGCTGGAATGCGCGGTCGGCGATCAAAAGTGCTTCGTTGATACGGAGCGGGGCGTTCATGGGGTCTTCTCTCTATGTGCCCAATCAAATGATGTGCCGTCGGTTGGGCGTACCGTTCGGCTGGTTATTTGTACTGATGTCTCGAACCGGGTATCAGGTCACATAGAAAGACCAGAATTTACAACTTTTGTTCAGAACCACACTTCATCTTCCTGTAATGAAAGCTGAATGAAAGATTCGCGGGGAAGCAAGTAACGCGGGTTTGGCAGCCTGCTCACAGTTAGTCCAATTGGCGATGGACGCTATAAGCAATCGATACAAGCGACCGTCAAGTTCTTGCTAGTGTTACTGCCAGGTTTGCCAAACTACTGTTTCTACTACCTTTTCTTATTTTTGGCGCCAAGGAACAGTCATGCTTGAAGCGACCTCCCAGCGCCGCCTTCTTGTGGTCGACCCCTGCGATGACTGCCATCGCCTGCTGCCGGGCTTGCGCACGGTGGGCTGGGAAGTGGACAGCTGCGACCTGGAGTCGGCTGTCGACCGTGGCTGTGACGTCGGCCTGTTGCGTTTGCAGGCGACACACCTGGAACGCCCCGAAGCGGTCAAGGAGCTGATCAGTCGCAGCGGCACCGAGTGGATCGCGGTGCTCAGCCCCGACGTGCTGCGTTTGCAGAACGTCGGGGATTTCGTCTGCGAATGGTTTTTCGATTTCCACACCCTGCCGTTCGATGTCTCGCGGGTCCAGGTGACCCTCGGGCGGGCTTTCGGCATGGCGCGCCTGCGGGGCCAGGGCACTGTTCGCGTCGACCAGCCCGAACACGAGTTGCTGGGCGACAGCCGCTCGATCCGCGAGTTGCGCAAACTCCTGGGCAAGCTGGCGCCCACCGAGTCGCCGGTGCTGATCCGCGGCGAGAGCGGCACGGGCAAGGAGTTGGTGGCCAGGACCCTGCACCAGCAGTCGCAACGCCACGACAAGCCCTTCGTGGCGATCAATTGCGGGGCCATCCCCGAGCACCTGATCCAGTCCGAGCTGTTCGGCCACGAGAAGGGCGCGTTCACCGGCGCCCATCAACGCAAGATCGGGCGTATCGAGGCGGCCCATGGCGGCACGCTGTTTCTCGACGAAATCGGCGATCTGCCGCTGGAGCTGCAAGCCAATCTGTTGCGCTTCCTGCAGGAAAAACACATCGAGCGAGTCGGCGGCAACCAGCCGATCCCGGTGGATGTGCGGGTATTGGCCGCAACCCATGTCGACCTGGAAGCGGCGATCGGCCGCGGACGCTTTCGCGAGGACCTGTATTACCGCCTGAACGTGTTGCAGGTGGTCACGGCTCCGCTGCGCGAGCGGCATGGCGACATCGGCATGCTGGCCAGCCATTTTTCCCGCTTCTATAGCCAGGAAACCGGCCGTCGGCCGCGCAGTTTCAGCGAAGACGCCCTGGTGGCCATGGGCAAGCACGATTGGCCGGGCAATGTCCGCGAGCTGGCCAATCGGGTGCGTCGCGGCCTGGTACTGGCCGAGGGACGCCAGATCGAGGCCCGCGACCTGGGCCTGCTCAGCCCGCAGGCCGGCATCGCGCCGATGGGTACGCTGGAGGACTACAAGCATCGCGCCGAGCGCCAGGCCCTGTGCGACGTGCTGGATCGGCACAGCGATAACCTGAGTGTCGCGGCCAGGGTCCTGGGCATTTCCCGCCCGACCTTCTACCGGTTGCTGCACAAGCACCAGATCCGCTAGGACGGCACAACGAAAAAGGCCCGCGGCGAGCGATTCGCCGCGGGCTTTTTTTTATCGGTGGCGTCAGAAGTAGTAAGGGAATTTCAGGCTGAAGGTGAAGTCCGGCGCATCGTCGGTCAGGCCGATCGACAGGCTGGGCACTATGGTCAGGTTATCGGTCGCGGCCAGGGTCATGCCGACGTTGAAGTAGCCGGCGTTGGCATCGCTGGACACCACCGACTGCCAGTCGCCGCCGTCTTCCTTGAGCTTGCTCTTGCGCTGGATCAGGTCGGAGACCGAGAACGACATGCTCATTTTCTCGTTCAGGGCGAAAGCCACGCCCATGCCGATCTGGAAGCTGTCGCCCAGCTTGACCTTGCCGGGGGTCTTCAGGTTGACCGTGGAGCTGATGTCGTCGAACGATTCTTCCAGGTTGTGGGTGTAGGAGAGGCTGCCGAACAGCACCGCCGGGTCGTAGGTCTTGACCAGCGAGATGCCCGGCGTGATCGACCAGACGCCATTGCCGGTGGGCAGGTCATCCGGGACGAACAGGTTGGTGTTGTCCTGGACCTGGCGCAGCTTGATGCCAAAGGGTTCCTTGCCGGTCGGTGCCTTGACGCGCAGGGTCACGACGGCGTCCGGGGCGTTGACCGACTCGTCGAGGAACTTGTAGGCAACGCCGAAGTTGACGTCGCCAAGGGTCGGATCGTTGGACACGGATTTTTCGCTGGTGACCCCCGCCGCGCCGTTTTGCGCGCCGCCGGACTGGTAGGTGGATTCGCGGTAGACCACCGGCACGTTGACGTCGAACTGCCAGCGATTGTCCAGGTTGTAGCGGCCGGTGAGGTCGAGGGTCCAGTTGTCGGCCTTGATCCGGTCGAGGTTGATATTGCCGAGGAAAATCGAGTCCAGCGCCAGGAAGCCGTTGAGAATCAGCTGCCGGGTGTCATAGCGCGAATAGGTCATGCCGGTTTCGAAGCTGAACTTGCCGCCGCCGAAGAAGCCGCTGGCCTCGTCGTACAGGTTGGAGACGCTCTGCGCGGGTTGCGAGTCGTCCTTGAGCGACTCCCCGTAGGAACTGCTTCCGGCCGCGCTCGACCCCTTGCCGGCGCCTGCCACCTGCGGGTTGCCGCGCATGTCTGCCGGCGACTTGGCCAGGCGTTTGGGAGCGGGCGTCGCCGGCTGGTCCTCGACCTGGCGCACCCGCTGTTCCAGCACCGCCAGGGCCTTCTGCTGCACGTCGTAGCGTTGCTTGAGTTCCAGCAGCTCCTGCTTCAGGGCCTCTATCTCGGCATCCGGCGCGGCCTGCAGCACCGTTGCCGGCAAGAGCGCGCCCAGACACACAACCGTAGTCAACGAAACTGATCGATACATGAAATAAGCCGTCCGTTTGAGCCTGAGGGGCGACACCCAACCTGGATCAATAGCCGAGGTTGCGCAGGCCCTTGAGCTGGGTCAGGTTGCAGTCCAGGGCGCCGGCGCTGGGGCCGTTGTTATTGAGGATCACGTTCAACTGGGTCAGGTTGTTGACCAGGTTGCTGTTGCCCAGCAAACGGGTGTTCTGCAGCAGGCCGCCCTGGGCGACTTGTTGCAGGGCCGCGCCCTGGTTGTTGCTGGCCTGGATGGCCATCTGGATCCCGCCGCCGGTGGCGGAGACCGCGACACTGCCCGCGGCGTTGCTGCCGGTGATGGTGTGCCCGCTGGTCAGCAGCTGGCCCTGGGCCGGGACCAGCGCCGGCGCCTGGCTGGCTTCCTTGACGTCGATGGCGACGTTGTTGAAAGCGCTATTGCCGTCGCCCGCGGCCCGCACGCTCTGGGTCACGCCCTGGGAGGTGGCCAGGCCCGCGCCGCCGATCACGTTGCCCGTGCCCTGGGTCGGCGTCGACCCGTTGCCGGTTTCCTTGATCGTCGAGACATAGAATTGCGGTTTGACCGTGGCCTGCTGGATCTGCATCGAGGTGGTGGCCCCGATCAGGTCGCCCGAGGCGTTGCGCCAGGTGCTGCTCATGACGATGCCGAAGCTGATGATCCGCCCCGGCATGACGTAGCGACCCCGCAGCTCGGAGAGCTCCTGGTCCTTGATTTCGATGGGCTTGAAGCCCCCGTTGGCATACGCAGGAACACTTGCTACCAGGCAGGCGGCGGCCAGCCAGCATGAGGTTTTCATCTGCTGCTCCCGGAGCATCCGGCTCCTTTATCGTTCTCGCGGCCCTAGAAGAAGTCGCTCTGGATGAAGCCGAATTCCATCAGTTCTGCGTCCTTGACCGGATTGAAGGTATCCAGCCGATTCTTCGCGGTCAGCGGGTTGGGCGGGGCGAGCAAGGCGTTGGCCTTGTCGTAGCCGGGGCCGATGATGGCAAAGACGATACCGTTCCAGCCTTTGACGAAGTCTTCGTGGGTGTAGCGCTTGTGGCCCAGCACCGGATCGCCGACATAGACCCAGTCCTTCTGTGCCCGCAACAAGACCACGAAGTGCTTGTAGCCACGTATGTCCATCAGGACCACCACCGGAATCGACACCGCCTCCAGCTTGTCGGGAGGTATCCGGTAGCCCCGGGCGCGCATGCCGATGCTTTCTATGTAGAGCTTCATGTCGAGCATGGAAAAACCCTGGGTGCGCACCAGATCCTGGTCCGCAGTGGCCAGCATGCCTTTGATGACGTGCTCCTCATCGACGTTGAGCCAGTAGGCTTGGCGCAGGATCGTCGCCAGCGCGGCGGCGCCGCAGCTGAAGTCGGTCTTCTGCTCGACCAGGTCGGCGAACTTGCGCTCGCGGACGCTTTGCACCTGCTTGTACACCAGGTTCCCGCCAGGCAGCGCGGCTACCGGCATCTGTGCGGCCTGAGTCAGGCCCGCCAGGCCAAGCAGCAGGCAGAAGGTTGCAATCCGCATGATCGATACGCCTTGTGACACGGTGGAAAAGCCCCGTTTCCGGGGCTTTCGTCACGCACGTGGTTACATGCAGGCCTTGCAGCCGGCAGCGATGGACAGCGAGTTGCTCTGCTGGTTGCCGACCCCCGCCGAGACGTTGACGCCGCCGTTGCCGGAGAAGCCGTTCAGCGAGTTGGTCAGCGACGCGTTGTTGATCACAGGGTTTTTCCAGCCGTCTTTGGTCAGCACTTGCTGGGTCCAGTAGCCAGAAAGCTCGACCGTGCCTTGTTCCTTGAAGGCGAATTTCTGATCGTCGTTGTCGTGGCCGCCGCCACGGTTGTCGCTGTAGTGGCCGCCACCGCCGTGGTGATCGTCGTCGCCTTCGATCTTGCCGGAGCCGGTGCCCTTGTAGGTGCCGGAGGCGTGGAAGTCGCTGGTGAGGGTGTCTTTCTTGTAGGTGCGCACGCCTTGGTTTTCCACGACCAGGCCGGTGGAAGACTGGTTGGCCGAGGCTGCCGCGGTGGCGACGCGACCGCCGGACACGGCGATGGCCAGGTTGTTTTTCTGTTGGTTGAAGTTGCCGGCGGTGACGTTGATGCCGATGTTGCCGGAACCATTGTTGCCAGCGTTGTTGAGGGTGGCGTTGTTCAGCGTCGAAGCGTTTTTTACATAGTTGTCGACGTTGTTCTGGGTTGCGCTGGAAGCGGCTATAGCACTGCCGAAGATGAAGCTTTCATCGGCGGTGGCCAGGGCCGCGGCGTTGTCTTGCTGGTTGCCGTCGCCGGCGGCGACGTTGGCGCCCATGTTGCCGTTGGAGTTGTTCAGCGAGTTGTCGGCCTTGGCATTGTTGTTGGTGCCCTGGTTGTTGACCACATTGCCGCTGCTGTCTTGCACATCGATGACGGCGGCCCCGGCGCCGGCAGTGACCTGCAGCAGGGTGTTGAGGTCCGGGCCACGTGGGTCGTGGCCGCCATGACCGCCATTGTGGCCGCCGTTATGCCCGCCATGGTTGTCGTCGTTGCCAGCCTGTGCAGCCATCGCCATGACCGCGGCGAGGGCAAACACCAGTGGTTTGAGAGCCATTGTAGGTTTCATGGTGTTTCTCCGTGCTTATAAGTTGGTTAAGTGTTGGTACTTTTCCAATCGCACTGCTGCGGGTCAGTCTGCGACCCGTATGCTCAGGGTGTTAGCCATGCGGTTCCCCACCCCGGCACTCTGGTTCAGCTGAATCACCCCTCGGCTGCCGGTGAAGGCCTGGTCGCTGGTAACGACCTGGCGGCTGCCTTGCGGAATGTCAGTTGCTCCCGAGCCTGGTAACAGCGCCACGTTCTGTTGGGACAGGACGCTGTCGTCGATGCTTTGCGGCTGGGCACTGATGCTCACCCGCAGGGCATTGACCATCTGGTTGTTGGCGCCGGCGCCCTGGTTCACGCCCAGGACCCCGTTGCCGTTGCTGAACGCGTTGCCGCCGATCCGGCTGCTGGCGTCGATCGCGCTGCTGGCCGGTGTCCCGAGTGCCTGGCGCACCACGGTGGTGGCATGGGCCTCGGTGCCGATGGCGATGGCGCGGGTATTGGTCTGTTGCTGCTGGTCGCCGGCGGCCTGGTTGAGGTTGAAGTTGCCGTGGTAGCGGGCGCCGACGTTGTCGAGGGCGGCGCTGTCCTGCGTGCGCAGGCCCGGGTCGGCCATGACCGACGTGCAACCAGCCAGGGCCAGCCATAGCAAGGTGCGATTCATTTCATTGGCCTCCGGCCAGCCGGCCCAAGGGCGCCAGGCCCGAACTCAGGGAACGGTTGATGGTGTTGGAGATGGCGCCGCCACTGCCGCCGCCATGGCCGGCGCCCATGCCGGCCATGCCATTGGGATTGGTGACGACATTCAGCCCTTGCAGGCTGGTGCCGTTGGGCAGGACGTTGCGACTGAGGGTGGCGCCGCTGCTGACTCCGGCAAAATCGCCGTCGCTCAGCTCGGTGTTGCCGGTCATCTGGGTGACCCGCTCCGACGGGTTGGCGTTGACGGTGGTCGGGTAGGGGTCGGGGTGCATCGGGGGGCGGCCGACGGCCTGGGGTTGCACGTCGCGATCGAGCACGATCCGGCCATCGCCGGCCGCCTGGGCCGCAGGATTGAAGAGCAAACCGAGGGCGCAGCCGACCAGCAGCAGGCGAGCCCAGCCAATAGGATGATTCCCCATGACAGCATTCCTTTTTTTGCGCGCTGGCCCTAGTCAGCGTCGCAAGGGGTAGAGCAGGAGCTGTGCCGTGTTTGGAATAGACAGGAAATTCAATGGCTTATGGACGGATCGCGGATTTCGCGGGGTGAGCTGTTTCAGCGCTGAGACAGGATCGGCGTGCGCCGGCCCGGCGCAGGCGGGGCAGGGCGCTATGGCGGGGGGGATTGCGGCGGGCTGTCTCATCGGTTTGACAAACACCGGATGGACGGCGCGAGCCCTGTGATTTCGTGGCTCCGTCCCGCAAGCCGTGTTTCAGGAGTGGACACTGCGCCACGCCCCGGGCATCAGCCCTGAAGCAACTTGGCCACCTGGGCGAACGCCTGTTGCCGACGCGCTTCCCAGTCTCCGCGGATCACCTCGAAGGGTTGCCCGTGTTCTCGCAACCAGGCCTGGATGGCCTGGAAAAACACCAGGCGCTCGCCCAGTTCGGGCTGGCAGCGCTGGCCATCGCCGACCCAGTCGACGTCTTCCGGGGAGAGCAGCAGGTGCAGGTCGTAGTGGCGTGCCAGCAGTTCGCTTTCCAGCCAGCCCGGGCAGGCGCCGAACAGGGTCTGGCTCCAGAGGATATTGCTCAACAGGTGGGTGTCGAGAATCAGCAGCGGCGGCTGTTGCGCGCGGCCCTGGTCTTCCCAGGCCAATTGCCCGCGGGCAATCTGCGGGATATCCGCCAGGCAGGTGTCGCGCTGCTCCTGCTCCATGAAATGACGGACGTACTCGCCCACCTGGATGCCGCCGAAGTGGCGCTGCAATTGGCCGC
This portion of the Pseudomonas sp. MRSN 12121 genome encodes:
- the paaF gene encoding 2,3-dehydroadipyl-CoA hydratase PaaF, producing MPQTLAIESLDGGVRLITLQRPAALNALNTELLAELAAALDAAEADSAIQVVVLTGSRKAFAAGADIHEMAERDLTGMLNDPRQASWQQITRFSKPLIAAVNGFALGGGCELAMHADILIAGEDARFGQPEINLGIMPGAGGTQRLLRAVGKSLAMQMVLGGEPIDARHALRAGLVSEVTQPELTVERALQLARLIAGKAPLALRLAKEALLRALDTDLASGLRFERHAFTVLAGTRDREEGIRAFQEKRRPSFTGQ
- the paaY gene encoding phenylacetic acid degradation protein PaaY, whose protein sequence is MTCYSLDGLIPVVHPSAYVHPSAVLIGDVIIGAHCYVGPLASLRGDFGRIVLEEGANLQDTCVMHGFPDSDTVVERNGHIGHGAVLHGCRIGADALVGMNAVVMDNAHIAARSFVSAAAFVKAGFQCAEQSLVMGAPARVKRRLSDEELHWKQAGTREYQQLARRCLERMQACTPLAEPEAHRPRISDSGLRPKNSPR
- the paaX gene encoding phenylacetic acid degradation operon negative regulatory protein PaaX, whose amino-acid sequence is MSSLAPLNHLVTRFQEQTPIRASSLIITLYGDAIEPHGGTVWLGSLIQLLEPIGINERLIRTSIFRLTKEGWLSAEKVGRRSYYSLTGSGRRRFDKAFKRVYNASVPAWDGSWCLVMLSQLAQDKRKQVREELEWQGFGAISPVLLACPRSDRADVNATLVDLGAQEDTILFETTAQDVLASKALRLQVRESWNIDELAAHYSEFIQLFRPLWQALREQEQLQPADCFLARLLLIHEYRKLLLRDPQLPDELLPGDWEGRAARQLCRNIYRLIYAKAEEWLNAVLENADGPLPDVGESFYRRFGGLK
- a CDS encoding sigma-54 dependent transcriptional regulator — encoded protein: MLEATSQRRLLVVDPCDDCHRLLPGLRTVGWEVDSCDLESAVDRGCDVGLLRLQATHLERPEAVKELISRSGTEWIAVLSPDVLRLQNVGDFVCEWFFDFHTLPFDVSRVQVTLGRAFGMARLRGQGTVRVDQPEHELLGDSRSIRELRKLLGKLAPTESPVLIRGESGTGKELVARTLHQQSQRHDKPFVAINCGAIPEHLIQSELFGHEKGAFTGAHQRKIGRIEAAHGGTLFLDEIGDLPLELQANLLRFLQEKHIERVGGNQPIPVDVRVLAATHVDLEAAIGRGRFREDLYYRLNVLQVVTAPLRERHGDIGMLASHFSRFYSQETGRRPRSFSEDALVAMGKHDWPGNVRELANRVRRGLVLAEGRQIEARDLGLLSPQAGIAPMGTLEDYKHRAERQALCDVLDRHSDNLSVAARVLGISRPTFYRLLHKHQIR
- a CDS encoding transporter, whose amino-acid sequence is MYRSVSLTTVVCLGALLPATVLQAAPDAEIEALKQELLELKQRYDVQQKALAVLEQRVRQVEDQPATPAPKRLAKSPADMRGNPQVAGAGKGSSAAGSSSYGESLKDDSQPAQSVSNLYDEASGFFGGGKFSFETGMTYSRYDTRQLILNGFLALDSIFLGNINLDRIKADNWTLDLTGRYNLDNRWQFDVNVPVVYRESTYQSGGAQNGAAGVTSEKSVSNDPTLGDVNFGVAYKFLDESVNAPDAVVTLRVKAPTGKEPFGIKLRQVQDNTNLFVPDDLPTGNGVWSITPGISLVKTYDPAVLFGSLSYTHNLEESFDDISSTVNLKTPGKVKLGDSFQIGMGVAFALNEKMSMSFSVSDLIQRKSKLKEDGGDWQSVVSSDANAGYFNVGMTLAATDNLTIVPSLSIGLTDDAPDFTFSLKFPYYF
- a CDS encoding C39 family peptidase, whose product is MRIATFCLLLGLAGLTQAAQMPVAALPGGNLVYKQVQSVRERKFADLVEQKTDFSCGAAALATILRQAYWLNVDEEHVIKGMLATADQDLVRTQGFSMLDMKLYIESIGMRARGYRIPPDKLEAVSIPVVVLMDIRGYKHFVVLLRAQKDWVYVGDPVLGHKRYTHEDFVKGWNGIVFAIIGPGYDKANALLAPPNPLTAKNRLDTFNPVKDAELMEFGFIQSDFF
- a CDS encoding AAA family ATPase; this translates as MKVVVLTGPESSGKSWLSGQLQRHFGGIQVGEYVRHFMEQEQRDTCLADIPQIARGQLAWEDQGRAQQPPLLILDTHLLSNILWSQTLFGACPGWLESELLARHYDLHLLLSPEDVDWVGDGQRCQPELGERLVFFQAIQAWLREHGQPFEVIRGDWEARRQQAFAQVAKLLQG